From bacterium:
CACGACATACGGACGCACGTTGTTATCCTCGCCGAATCCACGCTCGTACCCGAACGAAATCGGATACAAACTCACATCAGACGTCCCTCCGTCGAGATTATACTTGCCACCCTCGGATATAAACCGCCACTTGTTTGTCTTATTCGGCTCAAACGTGGTGAAACTTATCCGCGTCCAAGTGTCGTCAAACTTATCCTTTGTCGCCGAGTCTGTAGGTTTGAATATTCCTCCACCAATCGCAAAGGTTATCTCCGATTTTTCCGCCAACGCAGGTCCGACTGCGACTAAAAATAGTGTCAGAAGCCCTAATATCCGGCCTGTAATGCGCATATTTCTTCCCCTTTCACACGATCAGCACTATGAGGTCATATTACGATTTGTTCAGCTAGATGTCAATATCACAATAGTCCTTTTTCTCGGTCTTAATGATTGGTATTCAAGACTTTGCAGTTGTCTCGTATGTTTACAATTTGACATTGTATATAGCAAGTATTACTATTTCATCATTACAGAGGCCGGCAGAGACGGCCCATAACGAGGTTGGAGGGAATTTAATGAATCTAGAGCTTATCAGTTTAGGCAGATGTTTCTCTGATGGTTGGGAGGCTTTCAAGGAATACATAGGCATATCAATCGGCGTATTTGTAGTATATACGGCAATAAATATGGCGGCAGGCTATATACCGGTGATAGGGCAGATATGGCAACTGACAGGTGGTTTTGTATTGGCGGGAGGCTTTGTTCTATTCTTCTTGAAGGTGCTCAAGTCTGAAAATCCCAGCTTTGGCGATCTTTTCAGTCAGTTCAGTGACTTTGTCAGATGGTTGGGTGTCGCTTGGCTGCTCATCCTCTATACTCTTATCGCTGCGATAATTAGCGCTATACCCTGCGGATTGTTTGCTCTGATCGGACTTGCGGCCGGCAAAGAATCATCGCTTTTCCAGATTCTATTAGGCATTGGCGCTTTTATATCAGTCGTAATTTTGTATTGTATAGTTATTCGTTGGGCATATGTATTCTATGCTGCTGCCGATGAAGGACTGACTGCCAAGGCTGCGATTGTAAGAAGCGAAGAGCTGACTGCCGGGATCAGGCCACAGGTATTTTGGGTGACGCTTGTGGCCGGTCTTGTTGCTGTAGCAGGAGCAATAGTGTTTGGTGTGGGTGTGTTGTTCACCATACCACTTTCTTATTGCATAATGACTGCACTTTACCTGAATACAAAAACCATGAGATCAGGCGATCAACAGATCGAGACCCCCACCGATTCATCGACTCCCACGCTGTAAATAAATACAAACTTCACCCCGGTCAAAAAACTGGCCGGGGTTATTTTTTGTTCGCACAAACACAAAATCAAACTCAGCGCTTGCCAACTTGAGAAAAACATGGCATTATGGGATCGGCTAATTGTAAGCCTGTAATTTATACGGAGAATGAGAGGGCATGAACAAAAGAAATATCAGTGTGATTGCTTTCTCGATTTGCCTGGCGGCGCTGCTTTGCACAATATGCGTTGACGCATACTGTGATGAGTTCCGCTTTGCCCAGATCGATGAATATGTAGCCCAAACGCCGGCCGGCGCTGAGAAGTCGCTGGACATTCTTGCCGAATATCTTTCAAAACCGGCCTGCAGCGACGTAGAAAAGGCACGTGCGATCTATTCGTGGATCACACACAATATTGACTTCGACCCGGAAACATACACATCCGGCGATTACGGCGACCAGAGTCCCGAGAAAATACTCGAGACGCGACTGGCTGTCTGCGGCGGATACGGAAACTTCTTCAATGCCCTGGCAAAAAGAATGGGGCTTGAGTCTGTTATGATCGAGGGATACTCACGAGGCAAAGGCTACCGGGCAGGTTCCACATTTGATAAATATGACCACGCATGGAATGCGGTCAAGATTGATGGATCGTGGCGGCTGCTGGACTGTATATGGGGAGCGGGATATGTCGATAACGATAACAAGTTCATCCGCAAACCAAGAGATCATTACTTCCTCACAAATCCACAAGAGTTCATATACGACCATTTCCCAGAAAATTCGGCATGGCAGCTTCTTGACAAGCCTCTTACAAAGTCCGAATTCGAGCTACTGGTATATATCAGACCGGCTTTCTTTGGCAACAGGCTCAAGCTCATCAGCCATACACAGGGAGTAATAAATTGCACCGGCACATGTAATGTTGAGCTGGAAACACCGGACGACGTGCTGCTAAAAGCAGAAGTTGACCGGGGTGATACCAAGGTGCCTGGCGCATCGGTGTTTGTCCAGCGAGATGCAAGCCATGTTGCGGTGAACGCAGTCTTGCCGTCGGCTGGTGAATATATTCTGCGTCTATACACAAAGCACGCCGATGATCCGGGCAATTATGAATGGGCGGCGGATTACTGCGTGCGAGCCAGCTCACAAGGTAACAACAAAACTTTCCCAACCGTATTTGAGACATTCCATCAAAGAAATGCACACCTCTACCAACCAATGTGCGGATCCCTCAAGTCCGGATCAACCGAGATATTCAAGATCAGCGCCCCTGAAGCTGTTGCCGTCGCGGTAATCATTGACGGCAAATGGACAAATCTTCAGAAGATTGGAAACGTGTTCGAGGGACAGGCGCTCATTAGAGGCAATGAAGTTCAGGTCGCAGCAATGTTTCCAGGAAATCGCAAATACCTGGTATTGCTGAAATACACAGTGACATGATGACCCTTGCACGCGATCTTTGGTCCGGTCTGCTTGATCTGGTCTACCCAACATATTGCCTGGCATGCGGCGCTGCAGACGAAAACTATCTATGCGCAAAGTGTGTGGAGATGATCGATATCATAGGCGATATGCATTGCTACAAGTGCGCAATTCCCTGCGAAACCTATATATGCTCGGACTGCCTGAGCCGGGAATTTGCGTTTGATTGGGCATGCAGCGCCGGTCTATATGAAGGTGCCTTGCGCAAAGCAATCCATGCACTCAAATATGATATGCACATTGCCATAGTCGACCAACTGGCAGAGTTGATGATCCGTTGCTACCCCCACAAGGAGCTTAACGGTGATGTCGATATGGTCATACCGATACCCATTCATCGCAACCGGCTGATTGAGCGTGGGTTCAATCAATCCGAAGAACTGTGCAGGCTGCTTTGCAAACGTATATACGTGCCGATGGAAACTGACGCGCTCTTCAGAATCAGAAATACACGCCACCAGGTCAGTCTACCTGAGGATAAACGTATGCTTAACATCAAAGGCGCGTTCGCAGTACGCCAGCCCGATCTGGTGATGGGCAGGCGCGTGCTGCTGGTCGATGATGTATTTACAACCGGCAGCACGCTTAACGAAGCCGCAAAAGTCCTTAAAGAATCGGGAGCCGAGTCCGTTTATGTATATACTCTAGCACGGAATTTCTAGCCCGCATTATTCACGAGAAACGTGAATAATGCTCTCAGAGACCCGGATTATGCACTAAGCGCATAATCCGGGCTAGCCGCCTTTGAATATCTCGCCAAGGCCGATAGCAGCAGGCTTCGGGTTGCCGTCAACATCTATTATGGATGTGTTGGCGTTGCATGGATAGCAGTCGTGCCCCATCCATATAATGATTCCCCCACAGCGCGGGAACCTGTTTTTGCATGCCTTTGCCACCGACATAAGCGCCTGCTTCTGACGCTCCTGGCTCCATGCCACATACTCCTCG
This genomic window contains:
- a CDS encoding DUF975 family protein; amino-acid sequence: MNLELISLGRCFSDGWEAFKEYIGISIGVFVVYTAINMAAGYIPVIGQIWQLTGGFVLAGGFVLFFLKVLKSENPSFGDLFSQFSDFVRWLGVAWLLILYTLIAAIISAIPCGLFALIGLAAGKESSLFQILLGIGAFISVVILYCIVIRWAYVFYAAADEGLTAKAAIVRSEELTAGIRPQVFWVTLVAGLVAVAGAIVFGVGVLFTIPLSYCIMTALYLNTKTMRSGDQQIETPTDSSTPTL
- a CDS encoding ComF family protein — its product is MMTLARDLWSGLLDLVYPTYCLACGAADENYLCAKCVEMIDIIGDMHCYKCAIPCETYICSDCLSREFAFDWACSAGLYEGALRKAIHALKYDMHIAIVDQLAELMIRCYPHKELNGDVDMVIPIPIHRNRLIERGFNQSEELCRLLCKRIYVPMETDALFRIRNTRHQVSLPEDKRMLNIKGAFAVRQPDLVMGRRVLLVDDVFTTGSTLNEAAKVLKESGAESVYVYTLARNF